A DNA window from Setaria viridis chromosome 2, Setaria_viridis_v4.0, whole genome shotgun sequence contains the following coding sequences:
- the LOC117842427 gene encoding dirigent protein 21 — protein MACCKLFSIMLLAAVLAAGPAVAAATSAHLHFYMHDVTGGPSPTAVRVVSGPRGYFGNTVVIDDKLTEGTSQSSATVGRAQGYYMVASVANLELLVSMNVVLTSGPYAGSSLTVVGRDDVGTPVRELSVVGGTGQFRMARGYVLWKTVTPEILDLEIFVNP, from the coding sequence ATGGCTTGCTGCAAGCTCTTCTCCATCATGTTGCTGGCCGcagtcctcgccgccggcccggcggtggcggctgcgACGTCGGCACACCTGCACTTTTACATGCACGACGTGACGGGCGGGCCGTCACCGACGGCCGTGCGGGTGGTCAGCGGCCCGCGCGGCTACTTCGGCAACACGGTGGTCATCGACGACAAGCTGACCGAGGGCACGTCGCAGTCGTCGGCCACCGTGGGCCGCGCGCAGGGCTACTACATGGTGGCGTCGGTGGCCAACCTGGAGCTCTTGGTGAGCATGAACGTGGTGCTCACGTCGGGGCCGTACGCCGGCAGCTCGCTCACGGTCGTGGGGCGCGACGACGTCGGCACGCCGGTGCGGGAGCTCTCGGTGGTCGGCGGCACGGGGCAGTTCAGGATGGCGCGTGGCTACGTGCTGTGGAAGACGGTCACCCCTGAGATCCTCGACCTCGAGATCTTCGTCAATCCTTGA